In Choloepus didactylus isolate mChoDid1 chromosome 25 unlocalized genomic scaffold, mChoDid1.pri SUPER_25_unloc2, whole genome shotgun sequence, one genomic interval encodes:
- the LOC119525594 gene encoding olfactory receptor 7A17-like: protein MESGNNTPTSEFFLLGFSEEPELQPFLFVLFLSMYMVTFIGNLLIILASVYDSHLHTPMYFFLSNLSFSDICFISTTVPKMLVNIQTQSKAISYGSCLTQISLFVLFAGLEDFLLAVMAYDRYMAICHPLHYTVTMNPRVCVLLVLVSWFMTTLNSLVQNSMIWQLSFCTPLEIPHFFCELNQMVQLACSDTFINHIVMYFSAGLLGIGPLVGVLFSYYKIVSSIHAISSAQGKYKAFSTCVSHLSVVSLFYCTSLGVYFSSIDAHNTHSSAPASFMYTVVTPMLNPFIYSLRNKDIKRALRKLFGRNS, encoded by the coding sequence ATGGAATCTGGAAATAATACTCCAACTTCAgaatttttccttctgggattttcAGAGGAACCTGAATTGCAGCCCTTCCTCTTTGTTCTGTTCCTGTCCATGTATATGGTCACCTTCATTGGTAACCTGCTCATCATCCTGGCCAGTGtctatgactcccacctccacacacccatgtacttcttcctctccaatctgtcCTTTTCTGACATCTGTTTTATCTCCACCACTGTCCCAAAGATGCTGGTGAATATTCAGACACAGAGCAAAGCCATTTCCTATGGAAGCTGCCTCACCCAGATATCCTTATTTGTACTCTTTGCTGGTTTGGAGGACTTCCTCTTGGCTgtaatggcctatgaccgctacaTGGCCATTTGTCACCCCCTGCACTACACAGTCACCATGAACCCCCGGGTCTGTGTACTGCTGGTTCTGGTGTCCTGGTTCATGACTACCTTGAATTCCTTGGTACAAAACTCAATGATATGGCAACTCTCCTTCTGTACACCTTTGGAAATCCCCCACTTTTTCTGTGAACTTAATCAGATGGTCCAACTTGCCTGTTCAGATACCTTCATCAATCACATAGTGATGTACTTTTCAGCTGGGCTGCTGGGTATAGGTCCTCTTGTTGGGGTCCTCTTCTCTTACTATAAGATTGTGTCCTCAATACATGCAATTTCATCAGCTCAGGGAAAGTATAAAGCGTTTTCCActtgtgtttctcatctctcagTGGTCTCCTTATTTTATTGTACAAGCCTAGGGGTGTACTTTAGTTCCATTGATGCACACAACACACACTCAAGTGCACCAGCCTCATTCATGTACACTGTGGTCACACCCATGCTGAATCCATTTATCTACAGTCTGAggaataaagacataaaaagggCTCTAAGAAAATTGTTTGGAAGGAATTCTTAA